Proteins encoded together in one Planctopirus ephydatiae window:
- a CDS encoding arylsulfatase, whose protein sequence is MSHQSPRPNVVFILADDLGWGEVGCFGQSKIPTPNIDLLASRGVKLTRHYSGAPTCAPSRCVLMTGKHLGHSEIRGNQQAKVKLPQFTEGQHPLSDKALTIARLFQKAGYATGAFGKWGLGPVGSTGEPNRQGFDEFFGYNCQALAHSYFPKALWKNGESIVINEKPVPGHKKQPEGEVTMEAYQGEKYAPRLIMAEALSFIDRHHQQPFFLYLPLTEPHVAMQPPPKIVEEFPAEWDERVYRGDGGYLPHPRPRAAYAAMIRDLDNHVGDVIASLEKHGQVDNTLIVFTSDNGATHASANPDFHVGGADPLFFNSTRELKGFKGSIYEGGLRVPAIVSWPGQIPPATTIDTPSYFPDWFPTLCSATNLPLPEGLDGVNLLPLLTGKTSPGQFVRPEPMVWVYAEYTGQVCVHLGDFKVLRRGLRTNRPGPWEVYHLVSDPGESTNLADSRPDLIAKAIEVLKSQTLPNEVFPMPECDLPVVEKGAPKAKTQGKNRSRQESGATE, encoded by the coding sequence ATGTCACATCAATCTCCCCGGCCGAATGTGGTGTTCATTCTTGCAGATGACCTGGGGTGGGGAGAAGTTGGTTGCTTTGGACAATCCAAAATTCCCACGCCCAACATTGACCTCCTCGCGAGTCGGGGTGTCAAACTGACTCGCCACTACAGTGGTGCACCAACATGTGCCCCTTCACGTTGCGTCCTGATGACGGGAAAACATCTGGGACACTCAGAAATTCGCGGCAATCAGCAAGCTAAAGTGAAGCTCCCTCAGTTCACAGAAGGGCAACATCCATTAAGTGACAAAGCGCTAACCATTGCCAGACTATTTCAAAAGGCAGGTTACGCGACGGGAGCCTTTGGAAAATGGGGTCTGGGGCCAGTCGGCAGTACAGGTGAGCCCAATCGTCAGGGATTTGATGAGTTTTTTGGTTACAACTGCCAGGCCTTGGCCCACAGTTACTTTCCCAAAGCCTTATGGAAGAATGGTGAGAGTATTGTCATCAATGAAAAGCCGGTTCCCGGCCATAAAAAGCAACCTGAAGGCGAAGTGACGATGGAGGCTTACCAGGGTGAAAAATACGCTCCCCGGTTAATTATGGCGGAGGCCCTCTCGTTTATTGATCGTCATCATCAGCAGCCGTTTTTCCTTTATCTCCCTTTGACTGAGCCGCATGTCGCGATGCAGCCACCGCCGAAAATTGTGGAAGAATTTCCGGCAGAGTGGGATGAGCGTGTCTATCGAGGCGATGGCGGTTATTTGCCACATCCCAGGCCCCGTGCAGCCTACGCCGCGATGATTCGAGATCTCGACAACCATGTCGGAGACGTTATCGCCTCTCTCGAAAAACATGGTCAAGTGGATAACACCCTTATTGTCTTTACCAGTGACAACGGGGCGACTCATGCCAGTGCCAATCCCGATTTTCATGTCGGGGGAGCTGATCCCCTCTTCTTTAATAGCACCCGTGAACTCAAAGGATTCAAGGGAAGTATCTATGAAGGAGGCTTGCGTGTCCCAGCCATTGTTTCCTGGCCCGGGCAAATCCCTCCTGCGACAACCATCGATACCCCCAGCTATTTTCCCGATTGGTTTCCCACTCTTTGTAGCGCGACAAATCTCCCTCTTCCTGAGGGTTTAGATGGCGTTAACCTGCTGCCATTGCTGACTGGCAAAACCTCTCCAGGTCAGTTCGTCCGTCCCGAACCCATGGTGTGGGTCTACGCCGAATATACCGGTCAGGTTTGTGTACATCTGGGAGACTTCAAGGTTCTCAGGCGCGGCCTTCGCACCAACCGGCCCGGGCCCTGGGAAGTCTATCATCTTGTTTCTGATCCCGGTGAAAGCACAAATCTGGCAGACAGCCGGCCTGATCTTATTGCCAAGGCGATCGAAGTCTTAAAGTCCCAAACCTTGCCGAACGAAGTCTTTCCTATGCCGGAGTGTGACCTGCCTGTCGTCGAAAAGGGTGCTCCCAAGGCCAAAACGCAGGGTAAGAATCGCTCCAGGCAAGAATCTGGGGCTACAGAATAG
- a CDS encoding phosphate acyltransferase — protein MPLPSFDVMFAYLDQLQPRMRVVAAGGADMTVLEAMSLARQRGWIEPVLTGPAQKIEELADAAGISLDQFRIVDVIDAPSDSSAPAQAAAAEIRAGRADLLMKGQIATPALMKAVLDRSQGLRTDQVICQVVLMELLAVDRRFLMTDTGITITPNREQKRQMLNHLASAARGLLKFDSHKAQSKEPIRMGLMAATEKVSEAMPDTLDCPELCEMGQKGAFSDCVIEGPLSFDMAMDAQANSRKQLDRQILGNADAMLFPSLQAANLTVKAIMYTAHCRFGGMLMGTTHPVVFMSRADETSTRLNSLALAISYALTQRQT, from the coding sequence ATGCCACTGCCATCTTTCGATGTGATGTTCGCTTACCTTGATCAACTCCAGCCTCGCATGCGTGTTGTCGCTGCGGGTGGTGCCGATATGACTGTGCTCGAGGCCATGTCGTTGGCCAGACAGCGCGGCTGGATCGAACCTGTGCTGACTGGCCCTGCTCAGAAGATCGAAGAACTGGCCGATGCTGCAGGGATCTCTCTCGATCAATTCCGGATTGTAGATGTGATTGATGCCCCGTCCGATTCTTCCGCCCCTGCTCAGGCTGCCGCTGCCGAGATTCGCGCCGGTCGCGCTGATCTGCTGATGAAAGGCCAGATAGCAACCCCGGCGTTAATGAAAGCAGTGCTGGATCGCAGCCAGGGCCTGCGCACAGATCAAGTGATCTGCCAAGTCGTGCTGATGGAACTCCTGGCGGTCGATCGACGTTTTCTGATGACCGATACAGGGATCACCATTACTCCGAATCGAGAACAGAAACGGCAAATGCTCAACCATCTGGCCAGTGCAGCCCGAGGGTTACTCAAGTTCGACTCTCACAAAGCACAATCCAAAGAACCCATTCGCATGGGACTGATGGCAGCGACCGAAAAAGTCTCCGAGGCGATGCCGGATACTCTCGATTGCCCGGAGCTTTGTGAGATGGGTCAAAAGGGTGCGTTTTCCGATTGTGTCATAGAAGGCCCGCTCTCTTTTGATATGGCCATGGATGCTCAGGCGAATTCTCGCAAGCAACTCGACCGGCAGATCCTCGGAAATGCCGATGCCATGCTCTTCCCTTCATTACAGGCAGCCAACCTTACGGTTAAAGCCATCATGTACACAGCCCATTGCCGGTTTGGTGGAATGCTGATGGGGACAACTCACCCGGTGGTCTTCATGTCTCGGGCCGATGAAACTTCGACTCGGCTTAACTCTCTGGCGTTGGCGATTTCTTACGCACTCACTCAGCGACAAACGTAA
- a CDS encoding enoyl-CoA hydratase, whose amino-acid sequence MLGASSGEAFVKVERVAAALRLTLARPSRRNALSELMLQELELHLSAIAEDRSIRVIVLAAEGPVFCSGHDLAEMRGRTEEEYRHLFARCTRVMLGLRRLPQPVIARVQGLATAAGCQLAAACDLVVAADTAGFATPGVKIGLFCTTPMVPLIRVVPPRVAMEMLLTGRVVSAVEARQIGLVNRVVPADQLDEAVEEYVLAISQASATALEIGKRAFYDLAEIPEVEAYQKAVELMTQNALACDAQEGIGAFLEKRTPHWQHTRPHFPAE is encoded by the coding sequence ATGCTCGGTGCCAGTTCTGGTGAAGCGTTTGTCAAAGTTGAGCGCGTAGCAGCTGCACTTCGACTGACACTCGCAAGACCATCACGTCGAAATGCCCTTTCGGAACTCATGCTGCAAGAACTCGAATTGCATTTGAGTGCGATTGCAGAAGATCGTTCCATTCGCGTTATAGTGCTCGCGGCAGAAGGCCCGGTTTTCTGTTCTGGCCACGACCTTGCAGAAATGCGCGGACGAACGGAGGAGGAATACCGGCATCTGTTCGCGCGCTGCACGCGGGTCATGCTGGGACTCAGAAGGTTGCCTCAACCGGTGATTGCCCGAGTACAAGGTTTAGCCACGGCCGCAGGTTGTCAGTTGGCTGCTGCCTGTGATCTGGTGGTAGCAGCGGATACTGCGGGATTCGCCACACCCGGCGTGAAAATTGGTCTGTTCTGTACCACCCCCATGGTCCCACTCATCCGTGTGGTTCCGCCACGAGTGGCCATGGAAATGTTGCTCACCGGACGAGTTGTTTCCGCTGTGGAAGCAAGACAGATCGGTTTAGTGAACCGAGTGGTTCCTGCTGATCAACTGGACGAGGCGGTCGAGGAATACGTGCTGGCAATCAGCCAGGCGAGTGCGACGGCTCTCGAAATTGGCAAACGGGCTTTCTACGATCTGGCCGAGATTCCTGAGGTCGAGGCTTATCAGAAAGCCGTCGAACTGATGACTCAAAACGCTCTCGCCTGCGACGCTCAAGAAGGGATTGGAGCCTTTCTTGAAAAGCGCACTCCCCACTGGCAGCATACCCGGCCTCACTTCCCCGCCGAATAA
- a CDS encoding HEAT repeat domain-containing protein: MGNADAQHAAPKTKSRPGQSSPAGHGSGSSPPAHGAPGMSGRPFTPTPSAVPKVIPGSDRDNRDWVPPDPEKLPADYRPPLRALDMTRLDKPLATQKELDDLKRDLSKYRTVITNGDLASEADKNLLKRGIRYRLAQLSDPLNRENLHKFREELTVRDMQFAAKNKTRPDDIRAFRTAFCDEIVKQAVPLLDNNFYVRLQVAILLGELDILPNDPRGGIQIQAFAPAARPLVEILKDSNQPEAIKTAAANSLHRILKVGQPDSNLKSEIAQAAVDQLLPMDTHFWYQMRLVQLLSANDTIYDRAERKPYLWNTLLSILNDPKRNWLVRGEAARALGRIAYEPSVPAAKVTQSLANFGVELASAMQSTPQDEAMLRSAFVKLYLAFQPLDDSDRDALKRNPGGLLANSTLGPQAKPVYEQLIPIIRAAIKKQAIPGDAVKNLQALGGEKPAAPPANAAASAAGTSSGNTRN, from the coding sequence ATGGGCAATGCTGATGCTCAACATGCTGCGCCCAAAACGAAATCGCGACCGGGACAGAGTTCGCCAGCAGGTCATGGGAGTGGTTCGTCTCCTCCTGCACATGGTGCCCCCGGGATGAGTGGGCGTCCATTTACACCGACGCCATCTGCCGTACCGAAGGTGATTCCAGGCTCAGACCGTGATAACCGTGATTGGGTTCCACCCGATCCTGAAAAATTGCCTGCAGATTATCGACCACCGCTCCGGGCCCTGGATATGACCAGGCTGGATAAACCTCTGGCCACTCAAAAGGAACTCGACGACCTCAAACGAGATTTGAGCAAGTATCGCACTGTCATTACCAATGGTGATCTTGCCAGTGAAGCCGATAAAAACCTCCTGAAAAGGGGAATTCGTTATCGCCTGGCGCAGCTTTCAGATCCTCTGAATCGCGAAAATCTCCATAAATTCCGCGAAGAGTTGACTGTTCGCGATATGCAGTTTGCAGCCAAAAACAAGACACGCCCCGATGATATCCGGGCTTTTCGCACAGCATTTTGCGACGAGATCGTGAAGCAGGCCGTGCCACTTCTTGACAACAATTTCTATGTCCGGCTGCAGGTTGCCATATTGCTGGGTGAACTGGATATTCTGCCCAACGATCCACGAGGTGGAATACAGATTCAAGCTTTCGCCCCGGCAGCCAGACCCCTTGTGGAAATCCTGAAGGACAGCAACCAACCAGAGGCAATAAAGACCGCTGCAGCCAATAGCCTGCATCGAATTCTAAAGGTTGGCCAGCCTGATTCCAATCTCAAGTCGGAAATTGCCCAGGCGGCAGTCGATCAACTCCTCCCCATGGATACGCATTTCTGGTATCAGATGCGACTGGTTCAACTTCTCTCGGCTAATGATACAATTTACGACCGTGCCGAGCGAAAGCCGTATTTGTGGAACACTCTGCTGTCGATCCTCAATGATCCCAAACGGAACTGGCTGGTTCGTGGTGAAGCCGCACGCGCTTTGGGTCGAATTGCGTATGAACCTTCCGTTCCTGCTGCAAAAGTCACTCAATCATTGGCAAACTTTGGGGTAGAACTCGCATCGGCGATGCAGTCGACTCCGCAGGATGAAGCGATGCTTCGTTCAGCGTTCGTTAAGTTGTATCTGGCTTTCCAGCCTTTGGACGACAGTGATCGCGATGCTTTAAAGCGAAACCCGGGTGGATTACTGGCGAACTCAACTTTAGGCCCTCAAGCCAAGCCAGTGTATGAACAGTTGATTCCAATTATCCGTGCCGCCATCAAGAAGCAGGCCATCCCTGGAGATGCTGTGAAAAATCTGCAGGCTCTTGGGGGAGAAAAACCAGCAGCACCACCTGCCAATGCTGCTGCCAGTGCCGCCGGTACTTCTTCGGGTAACACTCGAAACTGA
- a CDS encoding Hsp70 family protein: MTQFVDGLTVGIDLGTSSSGIATLAADGQPVVIPNSDGQMITPSVVVINDNGEVVIGPHGDWIRTVNPDRVIVGIKRQMGNPDYSKIIDGNPLNAEFFSALILMKLKQDAEARLGGPVTNAVITVPYYFNDPCRRATMNAGQIAGLNVIDLLNEPTAATLAYAWQKGDLGKLQSGVPEKEKTILVYDLGGGTFDVTVVRYSALQFRVLATDGDTFLGGLDWTRRLVNHISEQFRLNYRLDPRDDARARLALTDECDEVKRALSELPQAALEFSFKEKTLKPVITRAEFERLTADLLQRTRDTTEFVLDGVGVAPQELDEVLLIGGSTYMTGVSAMLEKLCGRVPVRVLDPQLAVAQGAAIHAGILQARETGQVLGQTGAVVSRLKSVEAVDVNSHSLGIEITPPGDRNRKLNHIMIPRNTALPCEFKQRFVTNTPNPAGILVRLLEGETKEIDGCTFIGDFRITGLPENLPVGSPVELTYRYDENRRITVVAKELTGGRQATCEIHWSSNSGAGTVDQMQSLVNSFHVD, translated from the coding sequence ATGACACAATTTGTCGACGGATTGACCGTAGGGATTGACCTCGGAACATCTTCCTCTGGAATCGCGACTTTGGCTGCTGACGGACAGCCAGTCGTTATTCCGAATTCCGATGGTCAAATGATCACACCTTCGGTCGTGGTGATCAATGACAACGGCGAAGTAGTTATCGGCCCGCATGGTGACTGGATCCGCACCGTGAACCCGGATCGGGTTATTGTGGGGATCAAGCGTCAGATGGGGAATCCCGACTATTCCAAAATCATCGACGGGAATCCGTTGAATGCCGAGTTCTTTTCGGCCCTCATTCTCATGAAATTAAAGCAGGATGCAGAGGCCAGACTCGGTGGCCCGGTCACAAATGCCGTGATTACGGTCCCCTATTACTTCAATGATCCCTGCCGCCGAGCGACGATGAATGCCGGTCAAATTGCTGGCCTCAACGTGATTGATCTGCTCAATGAACCAACGGCTGCCACCCTCGCCTATGCCTGGCAAAAAGGGGATCTCGGAAAGCTTCAGTCAGGGGTGCCTGAGAAGGAAAAAACAATCCTTGTCTACGATCTGGGTGGGGGAACATTCGACGTCACGGTTGTGCGTTACTCGGCTTTGCAATTTCGAGTTCTCGCAACGGATGGTGATACATTTCTCGGAGGTCTGGATTGGACCCGGCGCCTTGTCAACCATATTTCAGAACAGTTTCGGCTGAATTATCGGCTCGATCCCCGTGATGATGCTCGCGCCCGCCTCGCGCTGACGGATGAATGTGATGAAGTGAAACGGGCACTTTCGGAGTTGCCTCAGGCCGCTCTCGAATTCTCATTCAAAGAAAAAACTCTTAAACCCGTGATCACACGTGCAGAATTTGAGAGACTCACGGCGGATCTTTTGCAGCGAACGCGAGACACAACGGAATTCGTACTCGATGGAGTCGGCGTCGCCCCTCAGGAACTTGATGAAGTTCTTTTGATTGGTGGTTCGACTTATATGACCGGCGTCAGTGCCATGCTCGAAAAGCTGTGCGGTCGTGTCCCGGTGCGTGTGCTGGATCCCCAGTTAGCAGTCGCCCAGGGAGCCGCTATTCATGCAGGCATTCTACAGGCCCGCGAAACCGGTCAAGTGCTTGGGCAGACAGGGGCCGTCGTCTCGCGATTAAAATCAGTGGAAGCGGTCGATGTGAACTCCCACTCACTCGGGATTGAGATCACTCCTCCCGGAGATCGTAACCGCAAGCTCAATCACATCATGATCCCTCGAAACACAGCCCTGCCGTGTGAGTTCAAGCAGCGGTTCGTGACGAACACGCCGAATCCTGCAGGAATTCTCGTGCGGTTGCTGGAAGGAGAGACGAAGGAGATTGATGGCTGTACCTTTATTGGCGATTTTCGCATTACCGGTCTGCCAGAGAATCTCCCTGTAGGTTCACCAGTCGAATTGACTTACCGTTACGATGAAAACCGTCGTATTACGGTGGTTGCCAAAGAACTTACTGGCGGTCGCCAGGCAACCTGCGAAATCCACTGGAGTTCCAACAGTGGAGCTGGGACTGTTGACCAGATGCAGTCGTTGGTGAACAGCTTTCATGTCGACTAA
- the glsA gene encoding glutaminase A: protein MSSDHLADTSPFVSTGQLPPMESVQSWVKEAHARYSKETSGENSQVYPALARVPSDLFGISVVNTQGEVCSIGDCGYGFTIMSVSKPFVFALVCEILGAEVMQDKIGVNATGQAFNSLGAIEQGNSGRTNPMVNSGAIATTSLVPGDNLDKKWDFIYSGLCRFAGRDLSLNEEVYASASATNHRNQGIARLLESFGRIYMDPAEATDLYTKQCSLNVTATDLAIMGATLADGGVNPITKERVVDPSVCHYALAVMATAGLYETSGDWLYSIGLPGKSGIGGGIVTVSPGKGGLGTFSPRLDSAGNSVRGQLASKFLSQKLGMDLFLSKPV, encoded by the coding sequence ATGTCCAGCGATCACCTGGCAGATACTTCACCCTTCGTCTCGACGGGTCAGTTACCACCGATGGAGTCGGTTCAATCTTGGGTGAAGGAGGCTCATGCACGCTACAGCAAGGAAACTTCGGGAGAAAACTCTCAGGTCTACCCAGCCTTGGCCCGCGTGCCGAGCGATTTGTTTGGCATCTCTGTCGTCAACACTCAGGGAGAAGTCTGCAGTATCGGAGATTGTGGCTACGGTTTCACGATCATGAGCGTTTCCAAGCCGTTTGTTTTTGCGCTGGTTTGCGAAATCCTCGGTGCCGAAGTCATGCAGGATAAAATTGGAGTCAACGCCACAGGCCAGGCATTTAATTCCTTAGGTGCGATCGAGCAGGGGAATTCTGGTCGTACAAATCCCATGGTGAATTCCGGAGCCATTGCGACGACAAGCCTGGTTCCAGGCGATAACTTGGATAAGAAGTGGGATTTTATCTACTCAGGACTCTGTCGCTTTGCCGGAAGAGATTTGTCATTAAATGAAGAGGTTTATGCTTCGGCCTCTGCAACGAATCATCGAAATCAAGGCATTGCCCGATTGCTGGAAAGTTTTGGCCGAATCTATATGGATCCTGCCGAAGCGACGGATCTATATACGAAGCAATGTTCGCTGAATGTCACTGCGACCGATCTGGCGATCATGGGGGCGACTTTGGCTGATGGTGGTGTAAATCCTATAACAAAAGAACGTGTCGTCGATCCTTCGGTTTGCCATTATGCTCTGGCTGTCATGGCCACAGCAGGTCTCTATGAGACTTCAGGGGACTGGCTATATAGCATTGGCCTTCCCGGGAAAAGTGGGATTGGCGGTGGGATTGTCACTGTTTCTCCAGGCAAGGGTGGATTAGGTACTTTTTCTCCACGGCTGGATTCTGCGGGAAACAGTGTCAGAGGCCAATTGGCTTCGAAGTTCTTGTCTCAAAAACTGGGGATGGATCTCTTTCTCTCGAAACCTGTCTGA
- a CDS encoding MFS transporter has product MSGQSAAGEVSGVTVRDSWVPMIVIAMGQALMSFNVAAIPVSMGGMIASFQTPPTTVGTAIVLYSLGVSGFIMLGARLGQRFGSKIFFQASVSLFLVAMIVMVSSPTAEIMLAAQAMAGMAGAALVPTLVVLIADHYRGAQQAEAVGWLGSARAIAGVLAFVTVGFVATINWRLGFGILILHACAILFLSRKLKPSTPRPEVKIDLFGVLLSATAIIMISFGVNNIRTWGLLLASSAAPFDILGVSPALVMITVGITIGLGFLAWTSRRGSLGRTPLLALEVMGSPREWAAIFALFVIVGMEGAINFTVPLYIQVVQGSSSLMTSVAMMPFMLTVFFTAILIVRLYQKFSPRVIAQVAFTIVSLGTGWLAFVVQNDWSAFPVVLGLITIGLGQGALVTLLFNVLVTSAPKSMAADVGSLRGVTQNLAAAVGTAVAGAMLVGLLTSVIQIEKTDNAVISAELKDQINLGNMNFFSDVQLQDRLSTLQATPEEMKEALVINASARTRAIKTGFLILSGLALLAIFPCAWLPGYQAKT; this is encoded by the coding sequence ATGTCAGGACAATCAGCAGCTGGGGAAGTATCTGGGGTGACAGTCAGAGATTCCTGGGTGCCTATGATTGTCATAGCCATGGGACAGGCACTGATGTCTTTTAACGTGGCAGCCATCCCTGTTTCGATGGGAGGGATGATCGCCAGTTTTCAGACACCGCCGACCACAGTGGGAACAGCCATTGTGCTCTACTCATTAGGTGTTTCCGGCTTCATTATGCTCGGTGCACGATTGGGCCAGCGGTTTGGATCGAAGATTTTCTTTCAGGCGTCTGTGAGTCTGTTTCTTGTCGCCATGATTGTCATGGTTTCCAGTCCGACGGCTGAAATCATGCTGGCTGCACAGGCGATGGCGGGCATGGCAGGTGCCGCATTGGTGCCAACGCTGGTCGTGCTGATTGCTGACCACTACCGGGGGGCACAGCAAGCTGAAGCGGTCGGCTGGTTGGGCTCAGCCCGGGCCATTGCCGGTGTGCTGGCCTTTGTGACCGTCGGGTTTGTCGCGACAATCAACTGGAGACTCGGATTTGGAATTCTCATCCTGCATGCATGTGCGATCCTCTTTCTCAGTCGAAAACTGAAACCTTCCACTCCGCGGCCTGAAGTGAAGATTGATCTCTTTGGTGTGCTGCTATCAGCCACAGCGATTATCATGATTAGCTTTGGTGTGAATAACATTCGCACCTGGGGATTGCTACTGGCAAGTTCTGCAGCTCCTTTTGATATTCTGGGAGTCTCGCCAGCTCTCGTGATGATTACGGTTGGGATCACGATTGGTCTGGGGTTTCTGGCCTGGACATCCCGTCGCGGAAGCCTTGGCCGTACACCTCTCCTGGCTTTGGAAGTGATGGGATCACCCCGTGAATGGGCAGCGATCTTTGCCCTGTTTGTCATTGTGGGTATGGAAGGTGCTATTAACTTTACCGTCCCACTATACATACAAGTTGTCCAGGGAAGCAGCAGTCTGATGACGTCTGTGGCCATGATGCCCTTTATGCTGACGGTCTTCTTTACGGCCATTCTGATCGTCCGGCTCTATCAGAAATTCAGTCCGAGGGTGATTGCACAGGTTGCCTTTACGATCGTTTCGTTGGGGACTGGCTGGCTGGCGTTTGTTGTGCAGAACGACTGGAGTGCTTTTCCTGTGGTTCTGGGACTGATCACTATTGGCCTCGGGCAGGGGGCATTGGTCACATTGTTGTTTAATGTGCTGGTGACATCGGCCCCAAAATCCATGGCGGCCGATGTCGGGTCCTTGCGAGGGGTGACGCAGAATCTGGCCGCTGCCGTCGGGACGGCAGTGGCTGGTGCCATGCTCGTCGGGTTGCTCACGTCGGTAATTCAAATCGAGAAAACCGATAATGCCGTGATCTCGGCGGAATTAAAGGATCAGATCAATCTCGGCAATATGAACTTCTTTAGTGATGTCCAGCTTCAAGACCGCTTATCAACCCTTCAGGCAACACCTGAAGAAATGAAAGAGGCCCTCGTGATTAACGCTTCGGCCCGCACGCGAGCGATCAAAACCGGTTTTCTCATACTCTCAGGCCTGGCCTTATTAGCGATCTTTCCTTGTGCGTGGTTGCCGGGTTATCAGGCAAAAACATAG
- a CDS encoding DUF1269 domain-containing protein, whose product MASLVVIGYDDELKAEEVRLALLKMQKEYLVDLADAVVAVRDDQGKVKLRQMYDLTAAGAISGGFWGTLVGMIFLNPLFGLAVGAGAGALSGSLTDVGINDGFMKQLAETLKPGSAALFVLIRHMTADKVLAEVEKFGGTLLQTSLSHESEEKLRAGLAAASAQ is encoded by the coding sequence ATGGCATCATTAGTAGTAATTGGTTACGACGACGAACTGAAAGCTGAAGAAGTGCGTTTAGCCCTTCTGAAAATGCAGAAGGAATATCTGGTTGATCTGGCCGATGCAGTGGTGGCAGTCCGTGACGATCAAGGCAAGGTCAAGCTTCGTCAGATGTATGATCTGACGGCGGCAGGTGCCATCAGTGGTGGATTCTGGGGAACTCTGGTCGGGATGATTTTCCTCAATCCTTTATTTGGACTGGCCGTTGGTGCTGGTGCCGGAGCGCTGTCAGGATCTTTGACCGATGTGGGCATTAACGATGGCTTCATGAAGCAACTGGCAGAAACCCTCAAGCCAGGAAGTGCAGCCCTCTTCGTACTGATTCGCCACATGACGGCTGATAAAGTGCTGGCTGAAGTTGAAAAGTTTGGTGGCACTCTGCTGCAAACCAGCCTCTCTCATGAAAGCGAAGAGAAGCTCCGGGCAGGTCTGGCTGCTGCATCAGCCCAATAA
- a CDS encoding M20/M25/M40 family metallo-hydrolase, with protein MASLSAYIERSSTIDLLMRLLEVPGLSGQETAISQAVQAELIAAGVPATSMFNDDAHSRIDLPCEIGNLFVQLPGTKPGPRIMFSTHLDTVPICQGAKPILKDGQICTDGSTGLGGDNRTGCAVLISTVAALLKHQLPHPPITLLFTIREESGIQGARYLDTKAVSDVEMCFNFDGKVPAELVTGAVGQETFYVEITGLASHAGVAPEQGISATLIASKAIADVHAQGWFGKIQKPDGYGTSNIGIFGGKKGLAAGDATNVVTDYVYLKGEARSHDAEFNSRITAAFQAAFEKAVNEVVTIDGQRATLKFTIHKAYPPFHLEDHSPVVMRAVDAAKFIGMSPITKSSNGGLDANWLVKHGVPTVTMGAGQHEIHTIKEFINLDEFMDGCQLALAIATQCGQE; from the coding sequence ATGGCCAGTTTATCAGCCTACATTGAGCGATCATCGACAATTGACCTGCTCATGCGATTACTGGAAGTCCCGGGCCTGAGTGGTCAGGAAACAGCGATTTCTCAAGCCGTCCAGGCAGAACTGATTGCGGCTGGAGTACCCGCCACGAGCATGTTCAACGACGATGCTCACAGCCGAATTGATCTGCCTTGTGAAATTGGCAATCTGTTCGTCCAACTACCAGGTACAAAGCCCGGCCCGCGAATCATGTTTTCCACGCACCTGGATACCGTTCCCATTTGCCAGGGAGCGAAACCAATTCTTAAAGATGGCCAGATTTGTACTGATGGATCAACAGGCCTGGGAGGCGACAACCGCACCGGCTGCGCGGTTCTGATCTCGACTGTAGCCGCTCTATTAAAACATCAGCTTCCTCACCCGCCGATCACTCTGCTTTTTACGATCCGTGAAGAAAGCGGCATTCAAGGTGCCCGCTACCTCGATACAAAAGCGGTGTCCGATGTCGAGATGTGTTTCAATTTTGACGGAAAAGTACCGGCTGAATTGGTCACAGGAGCCGTCGGCCAGGAAACCTTCTATGTCGAGATCACTGGCCTGGCTTCACACGCTGGGGTTGCACCGGAACAGGGCATTTCGGCCACATTGATTGCTTCGAAAGCAATTGCCGATGTGCATGCTCAAGGATGGTTTGGGAAAATCCAGAAGCCTGACGGCTATGGAACAAGTAACATTGGGATTTTTGGTGGCAAAAAAGGGCTGGCCGCCGGTGATGCCACGAATGTCGTTACGGATTATGTCTATTTAAAAGGCGAAGCACGAAGTCATGACGCGGAATTTAATTCCCGGATCACCGCGGCTTTTCAAGCGGCGTTTGAAAAGGCAGTGAATGAAGTTGTGACGATCGATGGTCAAAGAGCGACACTCAAGTTTACGATCCACAAAGCGTATCCTCCGTTTCATCTGGAAGATCACAGCCCGGTCGTCATGCGAGCTGTTGACGCTGCGAAATTCATTGGTATGTCGCCAATCACAAAATCCTCCAATGGTGGTCTGGATGCCAACTGGCTGGTTAAGCATGGAGTGCCCACGGTCACCATGGGTGCCGGTCAGCATGAGATTCACACCATCAAGGAATTTATCAACCTTGACGAATTCATGGACGGGTGCCAGCTTGCGCTCGCAATTGCCACGCAGTGCGGTCAAGAATGA